Proteins encoded within one genomic window of Oncorhynchus keta strain PuntledgeMale-10-30-2019 chromosome 12, Oket_V2, whole genome shotgun sequence:
- the rnf214 gene encoding RING finger protein 214, with product MDWGLALEEDMARETSATGNPEQQYNPWSNQSNPWSDPGCTSGSIGELEKLASGDGHHGTHSKKQGVQTDAWTADKDVNTDQDWESLMRSVDEYSTHLALQYEELMKQQQEEEADHGNLVDSLVQKKDEGIHQQQMLLDKIDSLRVKLQLNCCKTTRKNFAVKKQDLSVEKIKMEEERNRLSQELKETTRKLALLIEEQNLEKLMWERELADLNTEMERLQKESEEATQTALRDEIAALEMQRDVTMSEVDDWLKEADQYINTLRFDPSQQHMQQRLEWENNVAVVHSSLVGLQNQFKEHLHLLQKGQPMESLPGVTLPHLPQVPTVDLVMSTMMYAPSLPPFQHFQMGPPNAVGMPFQPQQHHPAAFIAPARLTPPPVPSSTHPTSVLPLHPATPPVSLPTTVASAPPLPFSNPPAAGKLDNLLKRLGDTFPQCNRTQLMSVLQQIKNSRGTMAGMSMDEVTQQVAQRLAQSEKPASGPIRPLSAARGIPGLPGPIHRPPGPIQRPPGPIQRPTNPSQRPAVTQVFQTRPPQPVAPSNRKLCLMCQNHVEVDSQHPMSCAHTVHKDCISVWLQSSKNNTCPFCPAK from the exons atgGACTGGGGATTGGCGCTCGAGGAGGACATGGCGCG cgaAACCTCCGCCACGGGAAACCCTGAGCAGCAATACAACCCCTGGTCCAACCAGTCCAACCCATGGTCAGATCCAGGCTGCACCTCGGGATCTATAGGGGAGCTGGAAAAGCTGGCCTCAGGGGATGGACATCATGGCACTCACTCGAAGAAGCAAGGCGTCCAG ACGGATGCGTGGACAGCAGACAAAGATGTTAACACAGATCAGGATTGGGAGTCACTGATG cggTCAGTGGATGAGTACAGCACTCACCTGGCCCTGCAATATGAGGAGCTGAtgaagcagcagcaggaggaggaggctgatcatgGCAACCTCGTAGACAGCCTGGTTCAGAAAAAAGATGAGGGGATCCACCAGCAGCAG ATGCTGCTGGACAAAATCGATTCTCTGCGTGTGAAGCTTCAGCTGAACTGCTGCAAGACCACCCGCAAGAACTTTGCAGTCAAGAAGCAAGACCTCAGCGTGGAGAAAATcaaaatggaggaggagaggaacag ACTGTCTCAGGAGCTGAAGGAGACCACCAGGAAGCTGGCTTTGCTGATAGAGGAGCAGAACCTGGAAAA GCTTATGTGGGAGCGGGAGCTAGCAGACTTGAACACTGAGATGGAGCGGCTACAGAAAGAGTCAGAGGAGGCCACCCAGACAGCTCTACGGGATGAG ATTGCAGCTCTGGAAATGCAGAGAGATGTGACTATGTCTGAGGTGGACGACTGGCTGAAAGAGGCTGACCAATACATCAACACACTTAG ATTTGACCCCTCTCAGCAGCACATGCAACAAAGACTGGAGTGGGAGAACAATGTGGCTGTTGTTCACAGCAGTTTGGTGGGACTGCAG aatcaGTTCAAGGAGCACCTTCACCTGCTGCAAAAGGGCCAACCGATGGAAAGCCTCCCTGGAGTCACATTACCACACTTACCCCAAGTCCCCACG GTGGACTTGGTGATGAGTACGATGATGTACGCTCCATCCCTCCCCCCTTTTCAACATTTCCAGATGGGCCCTCCTAACGCCGTGGGGATGCCCTTCCAACCCCAGCAGCACCACCCAGCTGCCTTCATAGCCCCAGCCAGATTAACTCCCCCacctgtcccctcctctactcacCCTACCTCCGTTCTACCACTCCACCCAGCCACCCCACCTGTTTCCCTGCCCACCACCGTGGCCTCCGCCCCGCCCCTGCCTTTCAGTAACCCTCCTGCTGCTGGAAAACTGGACAACCTGCTGAAGAGACTGGGGGACACATTTCCACAGTGCAACAG aactcaACTCATGTCAGTGCTGCAGCAGATTAAGAATTCCCGTGGCACCATGGCTGGCATGTCTATGGATGAGGTCACACAGCAGGTGGCACAGAGACTGGCACAGAGTGAGAAACCG GCTTCAGGGCCCATCAGGCCTCTTTCTGCTGCCAGGGGCATTCCTGGTCTTCCAGGCCCAATCCATCGTCCTCCAGGCCCAATCCAGAGGCCTCCTGGCCCCATCCAGAGACCCACAAATCCCTCTCAGAGACCTGCAGTAACTCAAGTCTTCCAGACAAGGCCCCCACAG cctgtGGCTCCCAGTAATCGTAAGCTGTGCTTGATGTGCCAGAACCACGTGGAAGTAGACAGCCAGCACCCCATGAGCTGCGCCCACACTGTTCATAAGGAT TGCATCAGTGTATGGCTACAGTCCAGCAAGAACAACACCTGCCCCTTCTGCCCAGCCAAGTGA